From the Solanum pennellii chromosome 4, SPENNV200 genome, one window contains:
- the LOC107016664 gene encoding uncharacterized protein LOC107016664 produces the protein MVKDMRSRISLFVAGLRRASSKEGRASMLIGDMDISRQMIYVQQMEEEKMKDREEYRNKEAKTRNASSQPKAGCFKSGQEGHFIREFPNNKQGGENPGNKAQSLSVVPPSRDAHRGAASGTDRGANRLYACYH, from the exons ATGGTGAAAGACATGAGAAGCAGAATAAGTTTGTTTGTTGCAGGGTTGCGTCGTGCTTCAAGCAAGGAAGGTAGGGCTTCCATGTTGATAGGTGATATGGATATATCAAGGCAGATGATATACGTTCAACAAATGGAAGAAGAGAAGATGAAGGATAGAGAAGAGTACCGCAACAAGGAGGCAAAGACACGGAATGCGTCTAGCCAACCAAAAGCTG GTTGTTTCAAGAgtggtcaagagggtcacttcataaGAGAATTCCCTAATAATAAGCAAGGTGGTGAAAATCCTGGAAACAAAGCCCAATCTTTATCAGTTGTTCCACCAAGCAGGGATGCACACAGAGGAGCTGCTTCTGGTACCGACAGAGGGGCAAATCGcctctatgcatgctatcactag